The proteins below are encoded in one region of Casimicrobium huifangae:
- a CDS encoding hydroxyacid dehydrogenase, protein MRIVISEFMDEAAVDTLRQRFGPDAIHYDANLVDNPAALAAAVADCDAFIVRNRTQVRGALLAACGKVKVIGRLGVGLDNIDVPACEARGIRVIPATGANALAVAEYVIGTAMLLRRASYLSTAEVIAGKWPRNKLSAGRETAGAVMGLIGFGSIGQLTARLARALGMHVIAYDPALPATHTAWQDIGVQPKTLEQITTEADVISLHVPLLDATRNLFDANRIAAMKPGAVLINTSRGGIIDEAAVVAALKLGSLRGAALDVFTQEPLPATADWADCPNLVLTPHIAGVSFEANIRVSSMIAAAVIDALK, encoded by the coding sequence ATGCGAATAGTCATTTCCGAATTCATGGATGAAGCCGCCGTAGACACCTTGCGGCAGCGCTTCGGTCCCGATGCCATCCATTACGACGCCAATCTGGTCGACAACCCTGCCGCACTCGCGGCCGCGGTCGCTGATTGCGATGCCTTCATCGTGCGCAATCGCACCCAGGTGCGTGGCGCACTGCTAGCTGCCTGCGGCAAGGTCAAAGTGATTGGCCGTCTCGGTGTCGGTCTCGACAATATTGACGTGCCCGCCTGCGAAGCGCGCGGCATTCGTGTGATCCCGGCCACCGGCGCCAACGCCCTGGCCGTAGCGGAGTATGTGATTGGCACCGCGATGCTGCTGCGGCGTGCGAGCTATCTGAGCACGGCAGAGGTGATCGCCGGGAAATGGCCACGCAACAAGCTCTCCGCCGGACGCGAAACGGCGGGTGCCGTGATGGGCCTGATCGGCTTCGGTTCCATCGGTCAACTCACGGCACGTCTCGCCCGCGCGCTGGGAATGCACGTGATCGCCTATGACCCGGCTTTGCCAGCGACTCATACGGCGTGGCAGGACATCGGCGTGCAGCCGAAAACGCTGGAGCAGATCACGACCGAGGCTGATGTGATCAGCTTGCACGTCCCGCTGCTGGACGCCACGCGCAATCTGTTCGACGCCAACCGCATAGCCGCGATGAAGCCAGGCGCGGTGCTGATCAATACCTCGCGCGGCGGCATCATTGACGAAGCAGCGGTGGTGGCAGCCCTGAAGCTTGGCTCATTGCGCGGCGCGGCGCTCGACGTGTTCACGCAGGAGCCACTGCCGGCAACGGCGGACTGGGCTGATTGCCCGAACCTCGTGCTGACGCCGCATATCGCTGGCGTGTCGTTCGAGGCCAACATCCGCGTGTCGTCGATGATCGCCGCCGCAGTCATTGACGCATTGAAGTAG
- a CDS encoding Ldh family oxidoreductase encodes MALISIADAESLAARALERAGASAAAAQATARALVYAEAQGTVSHGLSRVAQYAGHMGAGRVDGKATAVVRREQGATVIVDAADGLAFPACALAIDHAMTKARELGVAVAAVTNSYHFGAAIYHLEAIAAAGMVGLAFSNSPAAINAWGGKRPLFGTNPIAAIFPRRGGEPLAIDLALSEVARGKLMVAAKEGKAIPTGWALDEDGQPTTDPARGLKGSMAPAGGVKGAMLALTVELLVTAFTGAHFGFEADSFFEVPGNQPKLGQLFLVIDPAAMGGGEVFAERIETLVAAMLADDGVRLPGARRYALARKAASDGLDVADATLAQMRALAGA; translated from the coding sequence ATGGCACTTATTTCAATCGCTGACGCTGAATCACTCGCAGCACGTGCGCTGGAGCGCGCTGGCGCGTCCGCTGCCGCCGCGCAGGCCACCGCACGCGCACTGGTCTACGCCGAAGCGCAGGGCACGGTGTCGCACGGCCTGTCGCGCGTGGCGCAATACGCTGGTCACATGGGCGCCGGGCGGGTGGATGGAAAAGCCACGGCCGTGGTGCGCCGCGAACAGGGCGCGACGGTGATCGTGGATGCGGCCGACGGTCTGGCCTTCCCGGCCTGCGCACTTGCGATTGATCACGCGATGACCAAGGCCCGTGAGCTGGGTGTTGCGGTGGCCGCAGTGACCAACAGCTATCACTTCGGCGCGGCGATCTATCACCTCGAAGCAATCGCCGCTGCCGGAATGGTCGGCCTCGCGTTTTCCAATTCACCGGCGGCAATCAACGCCTGGGGTGGCAAGCGGCCGTTGTTCGGTACCAACCCGATTGCCGCGATATTCCCGCGTCGAGGCGGTGAACCGCTGGCCATTGACCTCGCGTTGTCAGAAGTGGCGCGTGGCAAGTTGATGGTGGCCGCAAAGGAGGGCAAGGCGATTCCCACCGGCTGGGCGCTAGATGAAGACGGACAACCCACGACCGACCCGGCGCGCGGCCTCAAGGGCAGCATGGCGCCGGCCGGCGGTGTCAAGGGCGCGATGCTGGCGCTGACGGTGGAATTGCTGGTGACGGCGTTCACCGGCGCCCACTTCGGCTTCGAGGCAGACTCGTTCTTCGAAGTGCCCGGCAACCAGCCCAAGCTTGGACAACTCTTTCTGGTCATCGACCCCGCCGCGATGGGCGGCGGCGAGGTCTTTGCCGAACGCATCGAGACGCTGGTGGCTGCCATGCTTGCTGACGACGGCGTGCGGCTGCCCGGTGCTCGCCGCTACGCGCTGGCGCGCAAGGCGGCCAGCGACGGTCTCGACGTCGCCGACGCAACTCTCGCACAGATGCGGGCACTCGCCGGCGCCTGA
- a CDS encoding DUF1501 domain-containing protein — protein MKHTRREFLHALSAGAAVASLSRFGVSPAWAQSAPNDYKALVCIFLFGGNDGNNVVIGADTAGYTEYSAVRGAASGINIAQSELLTIQPKNTSRVFGLHPSLAKVHPLFASGQLAVLANVGPLNRPTTKAAYLAGTDNPYQLFSHADQQAQWQTTFSDEPSRTGWGGRLADAVKSMNGSAAMPVSTSIAGNVLFAQGSATSALTVPSSGTFGLSDNGTNSIARARQQALAALLGEGRDHTLVMETADGLANAINLSTIVNPVISATNTTVQSLFNTNGNSLALQLQQVAKLIAARDTFGVKRQVFFVSLGGFDTHTGQLNTQVNLLTQVGDAMKSFYDATATLGVADKVTSFTLSDFGRTFKPAAGGGSDHAWGNHHFIMGGAVKGGAMYGTFPTLALTGPDDVSSEGRWLPSTSVDQYAATLATWFGVTDAQLSAVLPNLSAFPTKNLGFL, from the coding sequence ATGAAACACACTCGTCGTGAATTCCTCCACGCACTGAGCGCTGGCGCTGCGGTTGCCTCCCTGTCGCGTTTCGGCGTTTCACCAGCGTGGGCGCAGTCGGCCCCGAACGACTACAAAGCGCTGGTCTGCATCTTTCTGTTCGGCGGCAATGATGGCAACAACGTCGTCATCGGTGCCGACACCGCCGGCTACACCGAGTATTCGGCTGTCCGCGGTGCCGCCAGCGGCATCAACATCGCCCAGTCCGAATTGCTGACCATACAGCCGAAGAACACGAGCCGCGTATTTGGTCTGCATCCGTCCCTGGCAAAAGTGCATCCACTGTTCGCCAGCGGCCAGCTTGCGGTGCTCGCCAACGTCGGTCCGCTCAATCGCCCCACCACCAAGGCCGCGTATCTTGCCGGTACCGACAACCCTTACCAGCTCTTTTCGCATGCCGACCAGCAGGCGCAGTGGCAGACGACCTTCTCGGACGAGCCGTCGCGTACTGGCTGGGGTGGCCGACTCGCTGACGCCGTGAAGTCGATGAACGGCAGCGCCGCAATGCCGGTGTCAACATCGATCGCCGGCAACGTTCTGTTCGCGCAAGGTAGTGCTACCAGCGCGCTCACCGTGCCATCAAGCGGCACCTTCGGTCTTTCGGACAACGGGACGAACAGCATCGCCCGCGCCCGGCAACAGGCACTCGCCGCGCTGCTCGGGGAAGGCCGCGACCACACACTGGTGATGGAAACCGCCGACGGCCTGGCCAACGCCATCAACCTATCCACCATCGTCAACCCGGTGATCAGCGCGACCAACACGACAGTACAGTCGCTGTTCAATACCAACGGAAATTCGCTCGCGCTGCAGTTGCAGCAGGTGGCCAAACTGATAGCCGCGCGCGACACCTTCGGCGTCAAGCGTCAGGTATTTTTCGTCTCGCTGGGTGGGTTCGATACCCACACCGGGCAGCTCAATACTCAGGTCAACCTGTTGACGCAGGTCGGGGATGCGATGAAATCGTTCTACGACGCCACCGCTACGCTCGGCGTTGCCGACAAGGTGACCTCGTTCACGCTGTCAGATTTCGGGCGTACCTTCAAGCCGGCTGCGGGCGGTGGTTCCGATCACGCCTGGGGCAACCATCACTTCATCATGGGTGGCGCGGTCAAGGGCGGTGCCATGTACGGCACCTTCCCCACGCTCGCACTCACTGGTCCCGATGACGTCAGCAGTGAGGGGCGCTGGTTGCCGTCAACGTCAGTCGATCAATACGCCGCCACGCTGGCGACCTGGTTCGGCGTAACCGACGCCCAGCTGTCAGCGGTGTTGCCAAACCTCTCGGCGTTTCCGACGAAGAACCTCGGGTTTCTGTAA
- a CDS encoding DUF1800 family protein: protein MRNSSLSLLQCLQASVAATALIVPVTAHAAEPGATIVEFFNSTSSKYFISANPADWALLDQYASIGWKRTGVTFSAFTQGQDASAKPVYRFYAPAVGSHFFTISESDRTLLANTPGFVAEGIAWYAYDQLQTLVATINPCASGTTALYRTFNNGSNGPANHRYFQDYGFYQSYAAKGYALEGVAMCLPLSTAEKRADASRLLYQASFGAKPSDIDTVLNRGASGWIDDQLNAAASQYTPRDWWPLNRPDTCVNNTTPPLTDASYCQRDNYSLFQPQREFFKQAINNNDQLRQRMAWAWSQFFVISGTDVGMPYGMIDYQQMLRDEAFSNFRTLLQKVTLHAAMGRYLDMVNNLKPQNGVEPNENYARELMQLFSLGLYQLNNDGSVKTGSNGMPLDTYTQEDVENLAHVFTGWTYPTVPGQSPANINRVANVKGYMEERGAQHDYTTQPFLSGSIPGSMTQGQRLSASLDIIFNHPNVPPFVAKFLIQHFVTGQPGAAYIDRVARVFQNNGSGVRGDMKAVIRAVLTDPEARGAAKWAPAYGHQSEPVLAITRLARAMNAQTDGVYFRTTTANSGQTVFISPSVFNYYPPDYALSKSGAVAPEFAIYNTTSALNRVNTAYATVFGTINPDPTVFGATGTQFDLSPYTAVAGDSNALLDRVNDVLFAGRLSSSARTIIKAAVDAVAAVDTTTRARTALYLASAAPESQVLR from the coding sequence ATGCGCAACTCCAGTTTGTCGCTGTTGCAATGCCTGCAGGCGAGTGTCGCTGCCACAGCACTGATCGTGCCCGTCACAGCACATGCGGCCGAGCCCGGTGCCACCATCGTCGAATTCTTCAACTCGACGTCGAGCAAATATTTCATCTCCGCCAATCCCGCCGACTGGGCGCTGCTTGACCAGTACGCGAGCATCGGCTGGAAACGCACCGGAGTTACTTTTTCTGCCTTCACGCAGGGACAGGACGCGAGCGCGAAGCCGGTTTATCGCTTCTATGCACCGGCAGTTGGTTCACACTTTTTCACCATCAGCGAGTCGGACCGCACGCTGCTGGCAAATACGCCGGGCTTTGTTGCCGAAGGCATCGCCTGGTACGCCTACGACCAGTTGCAAACTCTGGTCGCCACCATCAATCCCTGCGCCAGCGGCACCACAGCGCTCTACCGGACATTCAACAACGGCAGCAATGGCCCGGCAAACCATCGTTACTTCCAGGACTACGGTTTCTACCAGTCCTACGCTGCCAAAGGCTATGCGCTTGAAGGCGTCGCGATGTGTCTGCCGCTGTCAACGGCTGAGAAGCGTGCCGATGCCTCGCGACTGCTGTACCAGGCAAGTTTTGGCGCCAAGCCGTCGGATATCGACACCGTGCTCAATCGCGGCGCGTCTGGCTGGATTGATGACCAGCTCAACGCCGCTGCGAGCCAGTACACGCCGCGCGACTGGTGGCCGCTCAATCGCCCCGACACCTGTGTCAACAACACCACGCCGCCGCTGACCGATGCCAGCTACTGCCAGCGCGACAACTACAGCCTGTTCCAGCCGCAACGCGAGTTCTTCAAGCAGGCCATCAACAACAACGACCAGTTGCGGCAGCGCATGGCATGGGCGTGGTCGCAGTTCTTCGTGATCTCGGGTACTGATGTCGGCATGCCCTACGGCATGATCGACTATCAGCAGATGCTGCGCGACGAAGCCTTCTCGAATTTCCGCACGCTGCTGCAAAAGGTGACATTGCACGCCGCGATGGGTCGCTACCTCGACATGGTCAACAACCTGAAGCCGCAAAACGGCGTCGAGCCCAACGAGAACTATGCACGCGAGCTGATGCAACTCTTCTCGCTCGGTCTCTACCAGCTGAACAACGACGGCAGCGTGAAGACCGGCAGCAACGGCATGCCACTCGACACCTACACGCAGGAGGATGTCGAGAATCTCGCGCACGTCTTCACCGGCTGGACCTATCCCACCGTGCCGGGGCAATCACCCGCCAACATCAACCGCGTGGCCAACGTAAAGGGCTACATGGAGGAACGCGGCGCCCAGCACGACTACACCACGCAGCCCTTCCTCAGTGGCAGCATTCCCGGCTCAATGACGCAGGGCCAGCGCCTCAGCGCCTCGCTCGACATCATCTTTAATCATCCGAATGTGCCGCCGTTTGTGGCGAAGTTCCTGATTCAGCACTTCGTCACCGGGCAACCGGGTGCAGCCTACATCGATCGCGTCGCCAGGGTATTCCAGAACAACGGCAGCGGCGTCCGTGGCGACATGAAGGCGGTAATTCGCGCCGTGCTGACCGACCCGGAGGCGCGTGGTGCTGCCAAATGGGCACCAGCCTACGGCCACCAGAGCGAACCGGTACTGGCGATTACCCGCCTGGCACGCGCAATGAACGCGCAGACCGACGGCGTTTACTTCCGCACCACCACCGCCAACTCGGGGCAGACCGTGTTCATCTCGCCGTCGGTATTCAACTATTACCCACCGGACTACGCCCTCAGCAAAAGCGGCGCGGTGGCGCCCGAGTTTGCGATTTACAACACCACGTCCGCACTCAACCGGGTGAATACGGCGTACGCCACCGTCTTCGGTACCATCAACCCCGATCCGACGGTGTTTGGTGCGACGGGTACACAGTTCGATTTGTCCCCGTACACCGCAGTCGCCGGCGACAGCAACGCCCTGCTTGATCGCGTCAATGATGTGCTGTTTGCCGGCAGGCTAAGCAGCAGCGCCCGCACGATCATCAAGGCTGCCGTTGATGCGGTGGCGGCTGTCGATACGACGACACGAGCCCGCACAGCACTGTATCTCGCCAGTGCCGCGCCCGAATCCCAGGTCCTGCGCTAA
- the mraZ gene encoding division/cell wall cluster transcriptional repressor MraZ, with translation MFTGASNLSIDAKGRMAIPTRYRDALGVNLVLTADPSGCLLLFAADAWQPFEARVSALPNMNPRIKAMQRMWLGYKSDCEVDGAGRVVLTPEMRDYAKLDRKVQMIGQGDRFELWSERGWQDVIELAQRAMREDPPAELAGLSV, from the coding sequence ATGTTTACGGGCGCATCCAATCTGAGCATTGACGCGAAGGGTCGCATGGCGATTCCCACGCGCTATCGCGATGCGCTGGGCGTCAACCTGGTGTTGACCGCCGATCCAAGCGGTTGCTTGCTGCTGTTTGCCGCTGACGCCTGGCAGCCGTTCGAAGCCCGCGTCAGCGCGCTGCCCAACATGAACCCGCGCATCAAGGCGATGCAGCGCATGTGGCTTGGCTACAAAAGCGATTGCGAAGTCGATGGCGCCGGGCGTGTTGTGCTGACCCCGGAAATGCGCGACTACGCCAAGCTGGACCGCAAGGTGCAGATGATTGGCCAGGGCGATCGCTTCGAACTGTGGAGCGAACGCGGCTGGCAGGACGTCATCGAGCTGGCACAACGCGCGATGCGTGAAGACCCGCCCGCCGAGCTGGCCGGCTTGTCCGTATGA
- the rsmH gene encoding 16S rRNA (cytosine(1402)-N(4))-methyltransferase RsmH, which translates to MQPGTHISVLLREACDALLPERGGTLVDGTFGRGGHSRELLRRMPADARLIAVDRDAAAAAEAARIGDPRFTFVAAHFGELGRVLAERNIAAVDGILLDIGVSSPQLDDAARGFSFMRDGPLDMRMDQGSGPTAADWIATASVDELAGVIRDYGEERFAQRIAAAIAAARERQPVERTLQLAQVVEKAVPARWSGQHPATKTFQAIRIHVNRELEELRMALTAVPGLLAPGGRLAVITFHSLEDRIVKLWMREQAGRTPEDPRLRHLPAAQTSTAAMKLVGRDIAPTEQEVAANPRARSARLRVAEKLGDFAGTVA; encoded by the coding sequence ATGCAACCCGGCACCCACATCTCCGTTCTGCTGCGAGAGGCCTGCGACGCGCTGCTGCCCGAGCGCGGTGGCACGCTGGTGGACGGTACCTTTGGTCGCGGTGGCCACAGCCGTGAGTTGCTGCGCCGGATGCCGGCAGACGCGCGACTCATTGCCGTTGACCGTGACGCGGCGGCCGCTGCTGAAGCGGCCCGCATCGGCGATCCGCGCTTCACTTTTGTCGCTGCCCACTTCGGTGAACTGGGCCGCGTGCTCGCTGAACGCAACATCGCTGCGGTTGACGGCATCCTGCTTGACATCGGTGTTTCGTCACCGCAGCTCGACGACGCCGCGCGAGGTTTCAGCTTCATGCGCGATGGCCCGCTCGACATGCGCATGGACCAGGGAAGCGGCCCAACGGCGGCCGACTGGATCGCCACGGCAAGTGTTGACGAACTGGCAGGGGTGATCCGTGACTACGGTGAAGAGCGGTTTGCTCAGAGGATTGCAGCAGCGATTGCTGCAGCACGCGAGCGGCAACCGGTCGAGCGAACCCTTCAGCTTGCGCAGGTTGTCGAAAAAGCCGTCCCAGCGCGGTGGAGCGGGCAGCATCCGGCCACGAAAACCTTCCAGGCTATTCGGATTCACGTCAACCGCGAACTCGAGGAGCTACGAATGGCGCTGACCGCGGTGCCGGGTTTGCTTGCGCCCGGCGGTCGTCTTGCGGTCATCACCTTTCACTCGCTCGAAGACCGAATCGTCAAGCTGTGGATGCGTGAGCAGGCCGGACGCACACCCGAAGACCCGCGTCTGCGACACCTGCCGGCAGCGCAGACATCCACGGCCGCGATGAAACTGGTCGGGCGCGACATCGCGCCCACCGAGCAAGAGGTCGCAGCTAACCCGCGTGCACGCAGCGCGCGTCTGCGCGTGGCGGAAAAGCTTGGCGACTTTGCTGGAACGGTCGCATGA
- the ftsL gene encoding cell division protein FtsL, with amino-acid sequence MTRANIVLAILVWISAFALVSSQYRVRHLTIEINRARDLAYQLESERNRAVLLQSRLSTPTIVERTARDRLGMDLPEGARTQLVELGGSSAAAAQ; translated from the coding sequence ATGACGCGAGCCAATATTGTGCTGGCGATTCTGGTCTGGATCAGCGCATTCGCACTGGTCAGCAGCCAGTATCGCGTGCGCCATCTCACCATCGAGATCAATCGCGCCCGCGACCTGGCCTACCAGCTTGAGTCGGAGCGCAATCGGGCGGTCCTGCTGCAGTCACGACTGTCGACACCGACCATTGTCGAACGCACTGCGCGTGACCGTCTCGGCATGGACCTGCCGGAGGGTGCACGGACACAACTGGTCGAACTCGGTGGCAGTAGCGCTGCCGCGGCGCAGTAG
- a CDS encoding peptidoglycan D,D-transpeptidase FtsI family protein, producing the protein MARTANTKSTPQFAVWRVRAVAYGLLAGFAVLAGRGIYLQVVQHEDLTRRGDARTTRDLVLPAHRGRLLDREGAVLASSVPARGVFAFPDQVEISDAQRAALAKALALKPKDLERKLDSERDLVFLARGVTPEQGQAVAALKIPGVAIQTEYKREYPSQEVVGQVLGITNVDDVGQEGIELAQNEWLSGKPGVRRVTIDRRGGVVEELGSVRAPQQGRDLQLALDSRVQHLAFRELKRGVDAHRAKGGAAVVLDARSGEILALVNYPTAKPGDRAAAATGGLRNRAVADLFEPGSTMKPFTVSTAIETGAVRPDTLIPMQGSTYTLNGATIRDTHAIGSNGVVSLTEIVQKSSNVGTAKIAEKLPNEVMWRHLQRAGFGRAPQTGVPGEAHGRLRAPQSWRPIEKATMSYGYGLSVNLVQLARAYTVFANQGSLVDVTLFKNGGAARQVPVYSPETMRWVLPMLEKATSKEGTAPLSQVPGYRVAGKTGTAKKLAGAIYSEGRYVASFVGLAPVSNPRYVVAVMIDEPAGGIFYGGQVAAPVFSSIMGQTLRLMEVPYDAPLPGVPTAVDTQVAIVREGQP; encoded by the coding sequence ATGGCCAGAACCGCCAACACCAAAAGCACACCGCAATTCGCCGTCTGGCGTGTGCGCGCGGTCGCCTACGGTTTGCTGGCGGGTTTTGCGGTGCTTGCCGGCCGCGGCATTTATCTGCAGGTCGTGCAACACGAAGACCTGACGCGACGCGGCGATGCCCGCACCACGCGCGACCTCGTATTACCGGCACACCGTGGTCGTCTGCTCGATCGCGAAGGGGCAGTGCTTGCCTCCAGCGTTCCGGCACGCGGTGTGTTCGCTTTTCCCGATCAGGTTGAAATTTCAGACGCCCAGCGCGCCGCTTTGGCGAAGGCGCTGGCGCTAAAGCCCAAGGACCTCGAGCGCAAACTCGACAGCGAGCGCGATCTCGTATTTCTCGCTCGCGGCGTTACCCCTGAGCAGGGACAGGCCGTTGCCGCGCTGAAGATTCCCGGCGTTGCCATCCAGACTGAATACAAGCGCGAATACCCGTCACAGGAAGTGGTCGGGCAGGTGCTCGGGATCACCAACGTCGACGACGTAGGTCAGGAAGGCATCGAACTGGCGCAGAACGAATGGCTCTCTGGCAAACCCGGTGTACGCCGAGTGACCATCGACCGTCGCGGCGGCGTAGTGGAAGAGCTCGGCAGCGTGCGCGCGCCGCAGCAGGGGCGTGATTTGCAGCTCGCGCTCGACTCCCGCGTGCAGCATCTCGCCTTTCGCGAGCTGAAACGCGGCGTAGATGCTCATCGGGCCAAGGGCGGTGCTGCCGTGGTGCTTGACGCACGCTCTGGCGAAATTCTGGCGTTGGTCAACTACCCGACGGCCAAACCCGGTGATCGCGCGGCGGCGGCCACTGGCGGTCTGCGCAATCGCGCGGTGGCCGATCTGTTCGAGCCCGGCTCCACGATGAAACCGTTCACTGTGTCGACCGCGATCGAGACGGGTGCAGTGCGACCCGACACCTTGATTCCAATGCAGGGCAGCACCTACACATTGAACGGCGCCACTATCCGTGACACCCACGCGATCGGCAGCAATGGCGTCGTCTCGCTCACCGAGATCGTCCAGAAATCGAGCAACGTCGGTACCGCCAAGATCGCGGAAAAGCTGCCGAACGAGGTGATGTGGCGTCATCTGCAGCGCGCAGGCTTCGGGCGCGCGCCGCAGACGGGCGTACCGGGCGAAGCGCACGGACGTCTGCGTGCGCCGCAGTCGTGGCGGCCTATCGAAAAGGCCACCATGAGCTACGGCTATGGCCTGTCGGTCAACCTGGTGCAACTGGCGCGCGCCTACACGGTGTTTGCCAATCAGGGTTCGCTGGTCGATGTGACGCTGTTCAAAAACGGTGGTGCTGCCCGGCAGGTGCCGGTCTATTCACCGGAGACGATGCGCTGGGTGTTGCCGATGCTTGAGAAGGCAACGTCGAAAGAAGGCACCGCGCCGCTATCACAGGTACCGGGCTACCGCGTTGCCGGCAAGACCGGGACTGCGAAGAAGCTGGCTGGCGCCATTTATTCGGAAGGCCGCTATGTAGCGTCCTTTGTTGGTCTGGCGCCAGTCAGCAATCCGCGCTACGTGGTCGCCGTCATGATTGATGAGCCCGCCGGTGGCATTTTCTACGGCGGTCAGGTAGCGGCGCCGGTATTCAGCAGCATCATGGGGCAAACACTGCGCCTGATGGAAGTGCCTTACGATGCGCCGCTGCCGGGCGTTCCGACGGCGGTGGATACCCAGGTGGCGATTGTCCGCGAGGGGCAGCCATGA
- a CDS encoding UDP-N-acetylmuramoyl-L-alanyl-D-glutamate--2,6-diaminopimelate ligase, with protein sequence MTIVEASAAVAALDRLGVARQRMTLDSRSIKPGDVFVAIPGSRVDGRQFIRAALDAGAAAVLQEATGADATISDARVLGISNLAAQLGHIAGEFYAHPAAAMRVFGVTGTNGKTSITNWLMQAYGALGMRCAAIGTLGVTLGEREWPTSNTTPDAVHLQTILRDLREAGAEAVAMEVSSHALELGRVQGMRFDAAIFTNLTQDHLDFHGSMVAYGAAKAKLFTDYPARHRIINADDAFGRELIQRQLPGTISYGLYEGAVRGTVRQMRPDGMHLNIDYAGQKVEVNTPLIGRFNASNLLAVAAALVADGVELCRAGAVLATLVAAPGRMQNVAVDGNAGPRVYVDYAHTPDALAKALETVRETRPAAMAVVFGCGGNRDRSKRPQMGRIAADRADRVYVTSDNPRNEDPGAIVADILDGIPTPARARTVAIVDRSDAIQRAIASAAFGDAILIAGKGHEDYQEVAGVRSPFSDVQHARTALLAWRGTGQPDKARGDHVGG encoded by the coding sequence ATGACCATCGTTGAAGCCTCGGCGGCCGTTGCTGCACTTGATCGCCTTGGGGTTGCGCGCCAGCGCATGACGCTTGATTCGCGCAGCATCAAGCCCGGCGACGTGTTTGTTGCGATCCCTGGGTCCAGAGTTGACGGTCGTCAATTCATCCGGGCGGCACTGGACGCAGGGGCGGCGGCTGTGTTGCAAGAGGCTACCGGTGCCGACGCCACCATCAGCGACGCGCGAGTGCTGGGCATCAGCAATCTCGCCGCACAGCTTGGTCATATTGCCGGAGAGTTCTACGCGCATCCAGCCGCCGCGATGCGCGTGTTTGGCGTCACCGGTACCAACGGCAAGACGTCCATCACCAACTGGCTGATGCAGGCCTATGGCGCGCTTGGCATGCGCTGTGCCGCTATCGGCACCTTGGGCGTGACACTCGGCGAACGCGAGTGGCCGACCAGCAACACCACACCGGATGCGGTTCATTTGCAGACTATCCTGCGCGATCTGCGCGAGGCCGGTGCTGAAGCTGTCGCGATGGAGGTGAGCTCCCACGCCTTGGAGCTTGGGCGAGTGCAGGGCATGCGCTTTGACGCTGCGATCTTCACCAACCTGACCCAGGATCATCTGGACTTCCACGGCAGTATGGTCGCCTATGGCGCGGCCAAGGCAAAACTGTTTACCGACTATCCAGCTCGCCATCGCATCATCAATGCCGACGATGCATTCGGCCGTGAGCTGATTCAGCGTCAGCTGCCTGGCACGATCTCTTACGGTTTGTACGAAGGTGCCGTGCGTGGCACCGTGCGGCAAATGCGTCCTGACGGCATGCACCTGAACATCGACTACGCCGGACAGAAAGTCGAAGTCAACACGCCGCTGATTGGGCGTTTCAACGCCAGCAACCTGCTGGCGGTTGCAGCGGCGCTGGTGGCGGATGGCGTCGAGTTGTGCCGTGCCGGCGCCGTGCTGGCAACGCTGGTGGCTGCGCCCGGACGCATGCAAAACGTGGCTGTTGATGGCAATGCCGGGCCGCGTGTCTACGTGGACTACGCGCATACGCCAGATGCGCTGGCCAAGGCGCTGGAGACCGTGCGCGAAACTCGGCCGGCAGCGATGGCGGTGGTATTTGGTTGTGGCGGCAACCGTGACCGCAGCAAGCGGCCGCAGATGGGACGGATCGCCGCAGATCGTGCCGACCGCGTCTACGTTACCAGCGACAACCCGCGCAACGAGGATCCGGGCGCCATCGTTGCCGACATCCTTGACGGCATTCCGACGCCGGCGCGGGCGCGCACGGTGGCCATCGTTGATCGCAGCGACGCCATCCAGCGGGCTATCGCCAGCGCAGCGTTCGGCGACGCCATACTGATCGCCGGCAAGGGGCACGAGGACTATCAGGAAGTTGCTGGCGTTCGCTCGCCGTTCTCGGATGTCCAGCACGCGCGAACTGCCCTGCTGGCGTGGCGAGGTACCGGGCAGCCCGACAAAGCGCGAGGTGATCATGTGGGCGGCTGA